The following coding sequences lie in one Glycine soja cultivar W05 chromosome 16, ASM419377v2, whole genome shotgun sequence genomic window:
- the LOC114389536 gene encoding P24 oleosin: MTTVPPHSVQVHTTTHRYEAGVVPPARFEAPRYEAGIKAPSSIYHSERGPTTSQVLAVVAGLPVGGILLLLAGLTLAGTLTGLVVATPLFIIFSPVLIPATVAIGLAVAGFLTSGVFGLTALSSFSWILNYIRETQPASENLAAAAKHHLAEAAEYVGQKTKEVGQKTKEVGQDIQSKAQDTREAAARDARDAREAAARDARDAKVEARDVKRTTVTATTATA; the protein is encoded by the coding sequence ATGACCACAGTGCCACCACACAGTGTCCAAGTGCACACAACAACACACCGCTACGAAGCCGGCGTCGTCCCGCCGGCTCGTTTTGAGGCGCCGCGTTACGAAGCCGGCATCAAGGCGCCCTCTTCCATTTACCATTCCGAGAGAGGTCCGACGACCTCTCAGGTTCTCGCAGTTGTCGCCGGCCTTCCGGTCGGCGGCATCCTCCTGCTCCTGGCAGGACTGACCCTGGCTGGAACTCTCACCGGGCTGGTGGTGGCAACACCGCTCTTCATCATCTTCAGCCCGGTGCTGATTCCGGCCACGGTCGCAATTGGCCTGGCCGTGGCCGGGTTCCTGACGTCGGGAGTCTTTGGGCTCACGGCGCTGTCGTCCTTCTCCTGGATCCTGAACTACATCCGGGAGACCCAGCCGGCGTCGGAGAATCTGGCCGCTGCGGCGAAGCACCATCTGGCGGAGGCGGCGGAGTACGTGGGGCAGAAGACCAAAGAAGTAGGGCAGAAAACCAAGGAAGTTGGGCAGGATATTCAGAGCAAGGCACAAGATACAAGGGAAGCAGCTGCAAGAGATGCAAGAGATGCAAGGGAAGCAGCTGCAAGAGATGCAAGGGATGCAAAGGTGGAGGCGAGAGATGTAAAGAGAACAACAGTGACAGCAACAACCGCAACCGCATGA